In Cicer arietinum cultivar CDC Frontier isolate Library 1 chromosome 1, Cicar.CDCFrontier_v2.0, whole genome shotgun sequence, one DNA window encodes the following:
- the LOC101505158 gene encoding 5'-adenylylsulfate reductase 2, chloroplastic: MALAVTSSSAAAAAAAAKSTSFFSRIGSSSDTKVSQIGSLRILEKTHGSNGALNLPQRRYLVRPLNAKSKRNDSIVPLAATIVAPEVTEKEEEDFEQLAKNLENASPLEIMDKALEKFGSDIAIAFSGAEDVALIEYAHLTGRPYRVFSLDTGRLNPETYRLFDAVEKRYGIRIEYMFPDAVEVQGLVRTKGLFSFYEDGHQECCRIRKVRPLRRALKGLRAWITGQRKDQSPGTRSEIPVVQVDPVFEGLDGGAGSLVKWNPVANVNGNDVWNFLRTMDVPVNSLHSQGYVSIGCEPCTRPVLPGQHEREGRWWWEDAKAKECGLHKGNLKQEDGAQTNGNGNDAQANGSAAVADIFNTQNVVSLSRAGIENLAKLEDRKEPWLVVLYAPWCRFCQAMEESYVDLAENLAGSGVKVGKFRADGDEKEYAKSELGLGSFPTILFFPKHSSRPIKYPSEKRDVDSLLAFVNALR; this comes from the exons ATGGCCCTCGCCGTTACTTCTTCttcagcagcagcagcagcagctgCGGCAAAATCAACTTCCTTCTTCTCACGCATCGGATCTTCCTCCGATACCAAAG TTTCTCAAATTGGTTCGTTAAGGATTTTGGAGAAAACTCATGGTTCGAATGGTGCTTTGAATTTACCTCAAAGACGATATTTGGTGAGGCCTCTTAACGCTAAATCTAAAAGGAATGATTCAATTGTTCCTCTTGCAGCAACTATCGTTGCTCCTG AGGTTACTGAGAAAGAAGAGGAAGATTTTGAACAATTAGCGAAAAACCTTGAAAATGCTTCGCCTCTTGAAATAATGGACAAGGCACTTGAGAAATTCGGCAGCGATATTGCTATTGCTTTCAG TGGTGCTGAAGATGTTGCTTTAATTGAGTACGCACATTTGACGGGTCGGCCATACAGGGTGTTCAGTCTGGACACAGGGAGACTGAATCCAGAAACATACAGATTGTTTGATGCAGTTGAGAAACGCTACGGAATTCGCATCGAATACATGTTCCCTGATGCAGTTGAGGTTCAGGGATTAGTAAGAACAAAGGGGCTCTTCTCATTTTACGAGGATGGGCATCAAGAGTGCTGCCGCATTAGGAAGGTGAGACCCTTAAGGAGAGCTCTAAAGGGTCTCAGAGCATGGATAACTGGTCAAAGAAAAGACCAGTCACCTGGAACTAGGTCTGAAATACCTGTTGTTCAGGTTGATCCAGTTTTTGAGGGACTTGATGGTGGTGCTGGTAGTCTTGTAAAGTGGAACCCCGTTGCAAATGTGAATGGCAATGATGTATGGAACTTCCTTAGGACAATGGATGTGCCTGTTAATTCTTTGCATTCTCAAGGATATGTTTCCATTGGTTGTGAGCCATGCACAAGGCCAGTTTTACCTGGACAGCATGAAAGAGAGGGAAGATGGTGGTGGGAGGATGCCAAAGCAAAGGAGTGTGGTCTTCACAAAGGAAATTTGAAACAGGAAGATGGTGCCCAGACGAATGGTAATGGAAACGATGCCCAAGCAAATGGCTCTGCCGCAGTTGCTGACATTTTCAACACCCAGAATGTGGTCAGCTTGAGCAGGGCTGGAATTGAGAATCTGGCTAAATTGGAGGACCGAAAAGAGCCTTGGCTCGTTGTGCTATATGCGCCATGGTGCCGCTTTTGCCAG GCTATGGAGGAATCATATGTGGATTTGGCAGAGAATTTAGCAGGATCAGGAGTGAAGGTTGGAAAATTTAGAGCTGATGGTGATGAAAAAGAATATGCAAAGAGTGAACTGGGGCTTGGTAGCTTCCCCACAATACTCTTCTTCCCCAAACACTCTTCACGGCCAATTAAGTATCCTTCGGAAAAGAGAGACGTTGATTCATTATTGGCATTTGTGAATGCCTTAAGGTGA